A region from the Aegilops tauschii subsp. strangulata cultivar AL8/78 chromosome 5, Aet v6.0, whole genome shotgun sequence genome encodes:
- the LOC109743633 gene encoding F-box/FBD/LRR-repeat protein At3g26920-like, translated as MAMDRPDLISKIPDAWLGAVVSLLPAKDGCRTQALSRRWRHIWRSVPLNLDDSIPEKTVSGVLAGHLGPISRLCLTKIAHRQYLYHHRTGHQIIDKNGDPRLDDWFRARGIAYVEELQLVYSYRSYGSDVLPLSVFRCAPALRVATFGCCRLPPNLAMDFPLLQQLTLCNVTLPEEALSAVLAGCPALKSLLLDNTVGSARLRFNSPALRSIGFCARQDTEDHPYARIVNVQELVIDDAPCLQRLLPLNPDYGPTTIRVIRAPKLEILGPLSKAVSQLHLGTTVFQEMIAVSLTTTMHTVKVLALQHVGPDLDAVIGLLKCFPCLQSLYIVLDYSWRLPHGLHKSELYPAENINNASLDDPVECLEHHLKKMAMKVYYGKGPEVDFARFFVLNAKVLDRMELGIVEKSIFGSNKEEWMTNQYKQLRVEDRASHDARFAFKRFSWNTWNYNNRIHDLSMADPFDASFLDGYLAL; from the exons ATGGCGATGGATCGCCCCGACCTCATCAGCAAGATCCCTGACGCGTGGCTCGGCGCCGTCGTGTCCCTCCTCCCAGCCAAGGACGGCTGCCGCACCCAGGCGCTATCCCGCCGGTGGCGCCACATCTGGCGGTCCGTGCCGCTCAACCTCGACGACAGCATACCCGAGAAGACCGTCTCCGGCGTCCTCGCCGGCCATCTTGGCCCCATCAGCCGCCTCTGTCTTACCAAAATTGCACACCGCCAATACCTCTACCACCACCGCACGGGGCACCAGATCATCGACAAAAACGGCGACCCAAgacttgacgactggttccgcgCCAGGGGCATCGCCTACGTTGAGGAGCTCCAGCTAGTCTATAGCTACCGCAGCTACGGCAGCGACGTGCTGCCACTCTCGGTCTTCCGCTGCGCTCCCGCGCTCCGCGTGGCCACGTTCGGCTGCTGCCGTCTGCCGCCCAATCTCGCCATGGATTTCCCGCTCCTTCAGCAGCTCACCCTTTGCAATGTCACCCTACCGGAGGAGGCTCTGAGCGCCGTGCTCGCCGGCTGCCCTGCGTTGAAGAGCCTTCTGCTGGACAACACTGTGGGCTCTGCCAGACTCCGATTCAACTCCCCTGCTCTCAGGAGCATCGGCTTCTGTGCTCGTCAGGACACAGAAGATCACCCTTACGCTCGCATTGTCAATGTCCAAGAGCTGGTCATTGACGACGCCCCTTGTCTCCAGAGGTTGCTGCCACTCAATCCAGACTATGGTCCGACGACCATCCGGGTAATCCGCGCCCCTAAGCTGGAGATATTGGGTCCTCTGAGCAAAGCCGTATCACAGCTCCACCTCGGGACAACAGTTTTTCAG GAAATGATTGCTGTCAGCTTGACAACCACAATGCACACGGTCAAGGTTTTGGCTCTTCAACATGTCGGCCCCGATTTAGATGCAGTTATTGGCTTACTCAAGTGCTTCCCCTGCTTGCAGAGCCTTTACATCGTG TTGGATTATTCATGGCGGCTCCCCCATGGGTTACATAAAAGCGAGTTGTACCCTGCAGAGAACATAAATAATGCGTCATTGGACGATCCAGTTGAATGCCTTGAGCACCACCTAAAGAAAATGGCGATGAAGGTCTACTATGGCAAAGGTCCAGAAGTTGACTTTGCAAGGTTCTTTGTATTGAATGCCAAAGTGCTAGATAGAATGGAATTAGGAATCGTTGAGAAATCAATTTTCGGCAGCAACAAAGAAGAATGGATGACCAACCAATACAAGCAACTACGAGTTGAAGACAGAGCTTCTCACGATGCTCGATTTGCATTCAAAAGGTTTTCTTGGAATACATGGAACTATAACAATCGTATCCATGATCTATCAATGGCTGATCCGTTCGATGCCTCCTTCTTGGATGGGTATCTTGCCCTTTGA